The Gordonia sp. KTR9 genome contains a region encoding:
- a CDS encoding NuoB/complex I 20 kDa subunit family protein: MGLEEKLPSGFLLSTVEDLAGFMRKGSLWPATFGLACCAIEMMATTSGRYDLARFGMEAFRASPRQADLMIVAGRVSQKMAPVLRQIYDQMPEPKWVLAMGVCASSGGMFNNYAIVQGVDHVVPVDIYLPGCPPRPEMLLHAILKLHEKIQEMPLGVNREEAIWAAERAALQATPTIELKGLLR; this comes from the coding sequence ATGGGACTCGAGGAGAAACTCCCCAGCGGATTCCTGCTGAGCACCGTCGAGGATCTGGCGGGCTTCATGCGCAAGGGCTCGCTGTGGCCGGCGACATTCGGGCTCGCCTGCTGCGCCATCGAGATGATGGCCACCACGTCGGGGCGCTATGACCTCGCACGCTTCGGCATGGAGGCGTTCCGGGCATCGCCACGTCAGGCCGACCTCATGATCGTCGCCGGCCGGGTCAGCCAGAAGATGGCACCCGTCCTGCGGCAGATCTACGATCAGATGCCGGAACCCAAATGGGTTCTCGCCATGGGAGTCTGCGCGTCGTCTGGCGGGATGTTCAACAACTACGCGATCGTCCAGGGCGTCGACCACGTGGTCCCCGTCGACATCTATCTGCCGGGCTGCCCGCCGCGTCCGGAGATGCTGCTGCACGCGATTCTGAAACTGCACGAGAAGATCCAGGAGATGCCGCTCGGGGTCAACCGCGAGGAGGCCATCTGGGCGGCCGAACGCGCAGCCCTCCAGGCCACCCCGACGATCGAGCTCAAGGGGTTGCTCCGATGA
- the nuoD gene encoding NADH dehydrogenase (quinone) subunit D, protein MTDTHTRTYTVSGQDWDSIVSDVRTRAEQQPGDERIVVNMGPQHPSTHGVLRLILEIEGETVTEARCGIGYLHTGIEKNLEYRNWTQGVTFVTRMDYLSPFFNETAYCLGVEKLLGITDDIPERATVIRVMLMELNRISSHLVALATGGMELGAVTAMFLGFREREMILDLFELITGLRMNHAYIRPGGVAQDLPADGVERVAEVIRQLPGRLDELGDLLTDNYIWKARTQGVGYLDLTGCMALGITGPVLRSAGYPHDLRRAEPYCGYEDYEFDVITEDTCDSYGRYLIRVREMRESIRIVEQCLERLRPGPVMVADRKLAWPADLALGPDGLGNSPEHIARIMGTSMEALIHHFKLVTEGMRVPAGQCYIAVESPRGELGVHMVSDGGTRPYRVHFRDPSFTNLQAVAAMCEGGMVADVITAVASIDPVMGGVDR, encoded by the coding sequence ATGACCGACACCCACACACGCACCTACACCGTGTCCGGGCAGGACTGGGACTCGATCGTGTCCGACGTCCGCACCCGCGCCGAACAACAACCCGGTGACGAACGCATCGTCGTCAACATGGGTCCGCAACACCCGTCGACACACGGGGTCCTGCGTCTGATCCTCGAGATCGAGGGCGAGACCGTCACCGAGGCCCGCTGCGGAATCGGGTACCTGCACACCGGGATCGAGAAGAACCTGGAGTACCGCAACTGGACTCAGGGCGTCACGTTCGTCACGCGGATGGACTACCTGTCGCCGTTCTTCAACGAGACCGCCTACTGCCTCGGTGTCGAGAAACTCCTCGGCATCACCGACGACATCCCGGAGCGTGCCACCGTCATCCGGGTGATGCTGATGGAACTCAACCGCATCTCCAGCCACCTCGTCGCATTGGCCACCGGCGGAATGGAACTCGGTGCCGTCACGGCGATGTTCCTCGGATTCCGCGAACGGGAGATGATCCTCGACCTGTTCGAACTCATCACCGGCCTCCGGATGAACCACGCCTACATCCGGCCCGGGGGTGTCGCACAGGACCTCCCGGCGGATGGTGTCGAACGTGTCGCCGAGGTGATCCGCCAGCTCCCCGGCCGCCTGGACGAACTCGGAGATCTGCTGACCGACAACTACATCTGGAAGGCGAGGACCCAGGGCGTCGGTTACCTGGATCTCACCGGCTGCATGGCACTCGGGATCACCGGCCCGGTGTTGCGGTCGGCCGGTTATCCGCACGACCTGCGCCGGGCCGAACCATACTGCGGTTACGAGGACTACGAGTTCGACGTCATCACCGAGGACACGTGCGATTCGTACGGCCGCTACCTGATCCGCGTCCGGGAGATGCGCGAATCGATCCGCATCGTCGAACAGTGCCTGGAACGCCTGCGTCCGGGGCCGGTGATGGTCGCCGACCGCAAACTCGCCTGGCCTGCCGACCTCGCGCTGGGGCCGGATGGACTGGGCAATTCGCCCGAGCACATCGCGCGGATCATGGGGACCTCCATGGAGGCTCTCATCCACCACTTCAAACTGGTGACCGAGGGCATGCGCGTCCCGGCCGGCCAGTGTTACATCGCCGTCGAATCACCGCGGGGCGAACTCGGCGTCCACATGGTCAGCGACGGCGGCACCCGTCCGTACCGCGTCCACTTCCGCGACCCGTCGTTCACGAATCTGCAAGCGGTCGCCGCGATGTGCGAAGGCGGGATGGTCGCCGACGTCATCACGGCGGTGGCCAGCATCGACCCCGTGATGGGAGGCGTGGACCGATGA
- a CDS encoding D-alanine--D-alanine ligase family protein produces the protein MSSRLLRLVVLYGGVSAEHDVSRVTAAHVLAAADRAKYDLVPIGIAKDGAWLRNDKAIAAIADGTPLPDTLEVAGTAVDPLTELRGHADEAITVVLPLLHGPHGEDGTIQGMLELFKLPYVGAGVLSSAVCMDKAMAKIVAEQAGIPQCRWVEFRDGVDDPETVTARAIDALGLPVFVKPANLGSSVGITKAHDEAELDAAVNLALRYDNVVIIEEAVTGREIEVAVLGDTAPETSVPGEIKPGSEFYDYEDKYVTGAAQLVIPAPVSDSAAAEVRELAAKTFTAMRCSGMARVDFFYEESGRGWLLNEVNTIPGFTPGSMYPKLWEASGVSYPDLIDSLVTFALEVHRRRVGFSTEH, from the coding sequence ATGTCTTCTCGGCTGCTGCGTCTGGTGGTTCTCTACGGTGGCGTCTCCGCCGAGCACGATGTGTCGCGGGTCACCGCGGCGCACGTCCTGGCCGCCGCCGACCGGGCCAAATACGACCTGGTCCCCATCGGCATCGCCAAGGACGGGGCGTGGCTTCGCAACGACAAGGCGATCGCGGCCATCGCCGACGGGACGCCGCTCCCCGACACCCTCGAGGTCGCCGGGACCGCCGTCGACCCGCTGACCGAACTGCGAGGTCACGCCGACGAGGCCATCACGGTCGTCCTCCCGCTTCTACACGGTCCGCACGGCGAGGACGGCACCATCCAGGGGATGCTCGAGCTGTTCAAGCTGCCCTATGTCGGCGCCGGTGTGCTGTCGTCGGCGGTCTGCATGGACAAGGCGATGGCCAAGATCGTCGCCGAGCAGGCGGGCATCCCGCAGTGCCGCTGGGTCGAGTTCCGCGACGGCGTCGACGACCCGGAGACCGTCACCGCCCGCGCGATCGACGCCCTGGGGCTCCCGGTGTTCGTCAAGCCGGCGAACCTCGGCTCGTCGGTGGGCATCACCAAGGCGCACGACGAGGCCGAACTCGACGCGGCGGTGAACCTCGCGCTCCGCTACGACAACGTGGTCATCATCGAGGAGGCGGTGACCGGTCGCGAGATCGAGGTCGCCGTTCTCGGCGACACGGCACCCGAGACCTCGGTGCCGGGCGAGATCAAGCCCGGCAGCGAGTTCTACGACTACGAGGACAAGTACGTCACCGGCGCCGCCCAGCTCGTCATCCCCGCCCCGGTGTCCGACTCGGCGGCCGCCGAGGTTCGCGAACTCGCGGCGAAGACGTTCACCGCGATGCGGTGCAGCGGCATGGCCCGCGTCGACTTCTTCTACGAGGAGTCCGGCCGTGGCTGGCTGCTCAACGAGGTCAACACCATCCCCGGATTCACCCCGGGGTCCATGTATCCCAAACTGTGGGAAGCGAGCGGCGTGTCGTACCCGGACCTGATCGATTCGCTGGTGACCTTCGCGCTCGAGGTGCACCGTCGCCGCGTGGGCTTCTCCACCGAACACTGA
- a CDS encoding UDP-N-acetylmuramoyl-tripeptide--D-alanyl-D-alanine ligase yields the protein MHFRASEVAQAVGGELLGPDVQIDGASIDSRSIRPGQLFVPIVAERDGHDFIPAAIDGGAGAYLTSRTDPVGGTAIRVADTAFALADLGRAVRTRIPDRVVGITGSVGKTSTKDLLAGVLGTTYRTAASEKSFNNELGLPITLAAAADDVEAVVLEMGARGIGHIDLLCSIAHPTVGVITRVEGVHLELFGDIESVARAKGELVESLPADGIAVLNADHRYVAAMADRTSARVLRYGLSPDADVFASDIVMDDELRASFRLHTPWGSTDVRLGARGEHQVPNALAAAAAGGGLGVAVEDIATGLLGAQLSGLRMELTTSSRGVVVLNDAYNANPTSMSAALRSLAALPATRRVAVLGTMAELGADSPAQHHAIALEARDLGIEVIAVAEAGYGDSARHVSDVDGVAAELGTLEEGAAVLVKGSRVAALERVAQALLD from the coding sequence GTGCATTTCAGAGCGAGCGAGGTCGCGCAGGCCGTGGGCGGGGAACTCCTGGGGCCCGACGTGCAGATCGACGGGGCGAGTATCGACTCGCGGAGCATCCGGCCGGGTCAGCTGTTCGTACCGATCGTGGCCGAGCGCGACGGCCACGACTTCATCCCGGCGGCCATCGACGGCGGGGCCGGCGCCTACCTCACCTCACGGACCGATCCGGTCGGCGGAACCGCCATCCGCGTCGCCGACACCGCATTCGCGCTCGCCGACCTCGGGCGGGCCGTCCGCACCCGGATCCCCGATCGCGTGGTGGGCATCACCGGCTCGGTCGGCAAGACCTCGACCAAGGATCTGCTCGCCGGAGTTCTGGGCACCACCTATCGGACCGCGGCCAGCGAGAAGTCGTTCAACAACGAGCTCGGACTCCCGATCACCCTCGCCGCGGCCGCCGACGACGTGGAGGCGGTGGTCCTCGAGATGGGCGCACGCGGAATCGGGCACATCGACCTGCTGTGTTCCATCGCGCATCCGACGGTCGGCGTCATCACCCGCGTCGAGGGCGTCCACCTGGAGCTGTTCGGCGACATCGAGTCCGTCGCGCGCGCGAAAGGTGAACTGGTCGAGTCGCTACCGGCCGACGGGATCGCGGTGCTCAACGCCGACCATCGGTACGTCGCGGCGATGGCGGACCGCACCTCGGCTCGCGTCCTGCGCTATGGACTCTCACCGGACGCCGATGTGTTCGCCTCCGACATCGTGATGGACGACGAACTACGCGCGTCGTTCCGGCTGCACACCCCGTGGGGATCGACCGATGTCCGGTTGGGCGCACGTGGCGAACATCAGGTCCCCAACGCGCTGGCCGCCGCGGCTGCCGGCGGCGGTCTCGGGGTCGCTGTCGAGGACATCGCGACCGGCCTGCTCGGTGCGCAATTGTCCGGCCTGCGAATGGAACTGACGACCTCGTCGCGCGGCGTGGTGGTGCTGAACGACGCCTACAACGCGAACCCGACGTCGATGTCGGCGGCACTACGGTCGCTGGCCGCCCTGCCCGCGACGCGACGGGTGGCAGTCCTCGGCACCATGGCCGAACTCGGCGCCGACTCACCCGCCCAGCATCACGCGATCGCGCTCGAGGCCCGTGACCTCGGGATCGAGGTCATCGCGGTCGCCGAGGCCGGTTACGGCGACTCCGCCCGGCACGTCTCCGACGTCGACGGCGTGGCGGCCGAACTCGGCACCCTCGAGGAGGGGGCCGCGGTGCTGGTCAAGGGCAGTCGGGTCGCCGCGCTCGAGCGCGTGGCGCAGGCACTGCTGGACTGA
- a CDS encoding glutamate decarboxylase, whose protein sequence is MTTDEGVHNQSGGARATTNIGDAMSLRTVFTRTGEATELPKFSLSDSMLLPETAYQIVHDEAMLDGNARLNLATFVSTWMDGEAQKLYAETVDKNMIDKDEYPQTAAIEDRCWRILADLWHNPDVENAIGTSTIGSSEACMLGGLALKRHWQTRRRAEGKSTENPNIVLSTAVQVCWEKFCNYFEVEPKWVPISPDHLVLDGHELEKYVDENTIGVVAIMGQTYTGMYEPVTAIAAKLDEIQADTGLDVKIHIDGASGAMIAPFCQPDLEWDFRVDRVVSINTSGHKYGLVYPGVGWIVWRDTEALPESMVFHCSYLGGDMPTLALNFSRPGAQVLLQYYMFLRLGRDGFTQVQQGSLDVAQWLSSQIAQIDGLELVSKGDTIPVFAWKLKAGHTENWNLYDLSDRLRMKGWLVPAYPMADDLADLTVQRIVVRAGLSHDLARALIADIETEVQFLDRLESPMPREGDGSHFHH, encoded by the coding sequence ATGACCACTGACGAGGGCGTCCACAACCAATCCGGCGGAGCGCGCGCGACGACCAACATCGGCGATGCGATGTCGTTGCGGACCGTCTTCACCCGGACGGGCGAGGCCACCGAGCTCCCCAAGTTCTCGCTCAGTGACTCGATGTTGTTGCCGGAGACGGCATATCAGATCGTCCACGACGAGGCGATGCTCGACGGCAATGCGCGACTGAACCTCGCGACCTTCGTCTCGACATGGATGGACGGCGAGGCGCAGAAGCTGTATGCCGAGACCGTCGACAAGAACATGATCGACAAGGACGAGTATCCGCAGACCGCCGCGATCGAGGACCGGTGCTGGCGCATCCTCGCCGACCTGTGGCACAACCCCGACGTCGAGAATGCCATCGGCACCTCGACGATCGGGTCGTCGGAGGCGTGCATGCTCGGCGGACTCGCCCTCAAGCGGCACTGGCAGACGCGGCGCCGCGCCGAGGGCAAGTCGACCGAGAACCCCAACATCGTGCTGTCGACGGCGGTGCAGGTCTGCTGGGAGAAGTTCTGCAACTACTTCGAGGTCGAGCCGAAGTGGGTGCCGATCAGTCCCGACCACCTCGTCCTCGACGGTCACGAACTCGAGAAGTACGTGGACGAGAACACCATCGGGGTCGTCGCCATCATGGGGCAGACCTACACCGGCATGTACGAGCCGGTGACCGCGATCGCGGCCAAGCTCGACGAGATCCAGGCCGACACCGGCCTCGACGTGAAGATCCACATCGACGGTGCGTCGGGTGCGATGATCGCCCCCTTCTGCCAGCCCGACCTCGAATGGGACTTCCGGGTCGACCGTGTCGTCTCGATCAACACCTCCGGCCACAAGTACGGTCTCGTGTACCCGGGCGTCGGGTGGATCGTGTGGCGCGACACCGAAGCACTACCGGAGAGCATGGTGTTCCACTGCTCCTACCTCGGCGGTGACATGCCGACGCTGGCGCTCAACTTCTCCCGACCCGGCGCCCAGGTCTTGCTGCAGTACTACATGTTCCTGCGGCTGGGCCGGGACGGGTTCACCCAGGTCCAGCAGGGCTCCCTCGATGTGGCGCAATGGCTTTCCTCGCAGATCGCCCAGATCGACGGGCTCGAGTTGGTGAGCAAGGGCGACACCATCCCGGTCTTCGCGTGGAAACTGAAGGCCGGGCACACCGAGAACTGGAATCTCTACGACCTGTCCGACCGGCTGCGCATGAAGGGCTGGCTGGTTCCCGCCTACCCGATGGCCGACGACCTCGCCGACCTGACCGTGCAGCGAATCGTCGTGCGCGCCGGGCTCAGTCACGATCTCGCGCGTGCACTCATCGCGGACATCGAGACCGAGGTGCAGTTCCTCGACCGCCTCGAGAGCCCGATGCCGCGCGAGGGCGACGGGTCACACTTCCACCACTGA
- a CDS encoding NADH-quinone oxidoreductase subunit A, with protein MNAYVPIMILGAIGVAFAVFSVFIGIAIGPKRYNRAKLEPYECGIEPVEQSLLYPTRRTAGGAVATGSVQRVPVKYYLTAMLFIIFDIEIVFLYPWAVAFDSLGWFGLMAMLLFIVNVSVAYAYEWRRGGLSWD; from the coding sequence TTGAACGCCTACGTCCCGATCATGATCCTCGGGGCAATCGGCGTGGCGTTTGCCGTTTTCAGCGTCTTCATCGGCATCGCGATCGGTCCGAAACGGTACAACCGCGCCAAACTCGAGCCCTACGAATGCGGCATCGAGCCGGTCGAACAGAGCCTGCTCTACCCGACGCGACGCACCGCGGGCGGCGCCGTGGCGACCGGTTCGGTCCAGCGCGTGCCGGTCAAGTACTACCTCACCGCGATGCTCTTCATCATCTTCGACATCGAGATCGTGTTCCTCTACCCGTGGGCCGTTGCCTTCGACTCACTCGGGTGGTTCGGCCTCATGGCCATGCTCTTGTTCATCGTCAACGTGTCCGTCGCGTACGCCTACGAATGGCGCCGCGGCGGACTGAGTTGGGACTGA
- a CDS encoding MerR family transcriptional regulator, whose product MDARELTVGVVAGMVGVSIRTLHHYDQIGLVEPSGRTPAGYRVYDDTDVERLHQVLTYRELGFSLEQIATLLDDPDADPLSHLQTQRALLTDRIDRLLRMVAALEEMMNAKNEGISLSASEQAEIFGDDWLGDEYAAEAEERWGNTEAWTQSQKRSAQYSKDDWQRIKDETDDLERRLAEAMRRGVTPGTAEANSLAEEHRAQIGRFYDCDHDMQVCLADMYVADPRFTEHYDAQAPGLAVYLREVIRANAEQRR is encoded by the coding sequence ATGGATGCCCGGGAGCTGACCGTGGGTGTCGTCGCCGGCATGGTCGGCGTCAGCATCCGCACGCTGCACCACTATGACCAGATCGGTCTGGTCGAGCCATCCGGCCGGACCCCGGCCGGATACCGGGTGTACGACGACACCGACGTCGAACGACTCCACCAGGTACTCACTTATCGAGAGCTGGGCTTTTCCCTCGAGCAGATCGCGACCCTGCTCGACGACCCCGATGCGGACCCGCTGAGTCATCTGCAGACCCAGCGTGCGCTCCTCACCGACCGGATCGACCGCTTGCTCCGGATGGTCGCAGCACTGGAGGAGATGATGAACGCCAAGAACGAGGGCATCTCGCTGTCGGCGAGTGAGCAGGCCGAGATCTTCGGGGACGACTGGCTCGGGGACGAGTACGCCGCCGAAGCCGAGGAGCGCTGGGGGAACACCGAGGCGTGGACGCAGAGCCAGAAGCGGTCCGCCCAGTACTCCAAGGACGATTGGCAGCGGATCAAGGACGAGACCGACGATCTCGAGCGCCGTCTCGCCGAGGCGATGCGTCGCGGGGTGACACCCGGCACCGCCGAGGCGAATTCACTCGCCGAGGAGCACCGCGCACAGATCGGCCGCTTCTACGACTGCGACCACGACATGCAGGTCTGCCTGGCCGACATGTACGTCGCCGATCCGCGCTTCACCGAACACTACGACGCCCAGGCTCCCGGCCTGGCCGTGTACCTGCGGGAGGTGATCCGCGCAAACGCCGAGCAGCGCCGATGA
- the nuoF gene encoding NADH-quinone oxidoreductase subunit NuoF: protein MTDPVFVDLSTAPPPEGSAPAHATPVPPIVFDGPTDYPVEVAEHLETQARPIVARYPQARSALLPLLHLVQSQDGRLTRAGIEFCAALLDLTPAQVASVATFYSMYRRTPTGEYLVGVCTNTLCATLGGDEILRSVCDHLGVEPGDTTADHRITVEHVECNAACDFAPVVMVNWEFFDDQTPESTIELIEDLRAGVEVTPARGTGPVRSFRETERDLAGVVAPAPAEQPTSAAPDPEPEPPEAPVLSRHWSEPESWTLENYRRHNGYRALSTALRTPPDDIIEMVKAAGLRGRGGAGFPVGMKWSFIPQGDETIPHYLVVNADESEPGTCKDMPLMLASPHTLVEGVIIAAHAIRAHHAFIYVRGEVASVLRRLRTAVDEAYAAGYLGADILGSGFDLELVVHAGAGAYICGEETALLDSLEGRRGQPRLRPPFPAVAGLYASPTVVNNVESIASVPSIVRNGVDWFRSMGTEKSPGFTLYSLSGHVTRPGQYEAPLGISLRELLDRAGGVRAGHELKFWTPGGSSTPMLTPEHLDVPLDYEGVAAAGSMLGTKALQIFDETTCVVGAVLRWTEFYEHESCGKCTPCREGTYWLVQLLRRLEHEGGTAADLDTLADVTNSVVGKSFCALGDGAGSPIVSSLEYFRDEYLAHLDHGCPFDHSRSTVWSGGVR from the coding sequence ATGACCGATCCCGTGTTCGTGGACCTGAGCACCGCACCGCCGCCGGAGGGATCGGCGCCGGCGCACGCCACCCCGGTCCCACCCATCGTCTTCGACGGCCCGACGGACTACCCGGTCGAGGTCGCCGAGCACCTCGAAACACAGGCCCGGCCGATCGTGGCCCGCTACCCGCAGGCTCGATCGGCGCTGCTGCCGCTGCTGCACCTGGTCCAGTCCCAGGACGGCCGCCTCACGCGCGCCGGCATCGAGTTCTGCGCCGCGCTACTGGATCTGACGCCCGCACAGGTGGCCTCGGTCGCCACCTTCTACTCGATGTACCGGCGCACACCCACCGGCGAGTACCTGGTCGGCGTCTGCACCAACACCCTCTGCGCGACCCTCGGCGGCGACGAGATCCTGCGCTCGGTCTGCGACCACCTCGGCGTCGAACCCGGGGACACCACAGCCGACCACCGCATCACCGTCGAACACGTCGAGTGCAACGCGGCCTGCGATTTCGCGCCGGTGGTGATGGTCAACTGGGAGTTCTTCGACGACCAGACCCCGGAGTCGACCATCGAGCTGATCGAGGACCTCCGTGCCGGCGTCGAGGTCACCCCGGCTCGCGGAACCGGTCCGGTGCGATCGTTCCGAGAGACCGAACGGGACCTTGCCGGGGTGGTCGCGCCGGCCCCGGCCGAGCAGCCGACGAGTGCAGCACCCGACCCCGAGCCCGAACCTCCGGAGGCCCCGGTCCTGTCCCGCCACTGGAGCGAGCCGGAATCCTGGACCCTCGAAAATTACCGACGCCACAACGGCTATCGCGCGTTGTCGACCGCGTTGCGGACTCCGCCCGACGACATCATCGAGATGGTCAAGGCCGCCGGACTCCGCGGCCGCGGCGGCGCCGGCTTCCCGGTGGGCATGAAGTGGTCGTTCATCCCCCAGGGCGACGAGACCATCCCGCACTATCTCGTGGTCAACGCCGACGAGTCCGAGCCCGGTACCTGCAAGGACATGCCGCTGATGCTCGCGTCGCCGCACACCCTCGTGGAGGGCGTGATCATCGCGGCCCATGCCATCCGGGCTCACCACGCGTTCATCTACGTACGCGGCGAAGTCGCCTCGGTTCTCCGGCGATTGCGCACCGCCGTCGACGAGGCCTACGCCGCTGGTTATCTCGGCGCCGACATCCTGGGTTCGGGCTTCGACCTCGAACTGGTCGTCCACGCCGGCGCGGGTGCCTACATCTGCGGCGAGGAAACCGCACTGCTCGATTCGCTCGAGGGCCGACGGGGACAGCCCCGCCTGCGCCCGCCCTTCCCGGCGGTCGCCGGGCTGTATGCGAGTCCGACGGTCGTGAACAACGTGGAGTCGATCGCGAGTGTCCCGTCGATCGTCCGTAACGGCGTCGACTGGTTCCGGTCCATGGGCACCGAGAAGTCGCCCGGGTTCACCCTCTACTCGCTGTCGGGCCATGTGACCCGTCCCGGACAGTACGAAGCGCCGCTGGGAATCTCGCTACGGGAACTGCTCGATCGCGCCGGCGGGGTGCGCGCCGGGCACGAGCTGAAGTTCTGGACGCCGGGCGGGTCGTCGACGCCGATGCTGACGCCGGAGCACCTCGACGTCCCGCTCGACTACGAGGGCGTCGCCGCGGCCGGGTCGATGCTCGGCACCAAGGCCCTGCAGATCTTCGACGAGACGACGTGTGTGGTCGGCGCCGTTCTGCGGTGGACGGAGTTCTACGAACACGAGTCCTGCGGGAAATGCACCCCGTGCCGCGAAGGTACGTACTGGCTGGTGCAACTGCTCCGTCGTCTCGAGCACGAGGGCGGGACCGCCGCGGACCTCGACACCCTCGCCGACGTCACCAACAGCGTCGTCGGCAAGTCGTTCTGCGCTCTCGGGGACGGCGCGGGCAGCCCGATCGTGTCGTCGTTGGAGTACTTCCGCGACGAGTATCTGGCTCACCTCGACCACGGGTGCCCGTTCGATCACTCACGGTCGACCGTCTGGTCGGGAGGCGTCCGATGA
- a CDS encoding NADH-quinone oxidoreductase subunit C — protein sequence MTTPAGHQDPENPAPPPPDSEQIGVRHGLFGPPGTGDTSGYGGLVRPVTLPPSSSRPYGGYFDEIADRLRDELGDRHDDAIEKVVVFRDEMTIHVVRRHLPAVALALRNAPALRFELCLGVSGVHYPGDADRELHAVYPLASLTHGRRVRLEVAAPDADPHIPSICDIYPTNDWHERETYDFFGIVFDGHRSLTRIEMPDDWEGHPQRKDYPLGGVPVEYKGTRIDPPDRRRSYN from the coding sequence ATGACGACGCCCGCAGGCCACCAGGATCCCGAGAATCCGGCGCCTCCGCCCCCCGATTCCGAACAGATCGGCGTCCGGCACGGCCTGTTCGGCCCGCCCGGAACCGGCGACACGTCGGGATACGGCGGGCTGGTCCGGCCGGTCACGCTGCCGCCCAGCTCGTCCCGTCCGTACGGCGGCTACTTCGACGAGATCGCCGATCGCCTGCGAGACGAACTGGGCGATCGTCACGACGACGCGATCGAGAAGGTCGTGGTCTTTCGCGACGAGATGACCATCCACGTTGTGCGCCGGCATCTCCCGGCCGTTGCATTGGCTCTTCGCAATGCGCCCGCCCTGCGCTTCGAACTCTGCCTGGGGGTCAGCGGTGTCCACTACCCCGGCGATGCGGACCGGGAACTCCACGCCGTCTATCCCCTCGCATCGCTCACGCACGGTCGACGAGTGCGGCTCGAGGTCGCGGCCCCGGACGCCGATCCGCACATCCCGAGCATCTGTGACATCTACCCGACCAACGACTGGCACGAACGCGAGACCTACGACTTCTTCGGCATCGTCTTCGACGGCCATCGATCTCTGACCAGGATCGAGATGCCCGACGACTGGGAGGGGCATCCCCAGCGGAAGGACTACCCGCTCGGCGGAGTCCCCGTGGAATACAAGGGAACCCGCATCGACCCGCCCGACCGGAGGAGGTCGTACAACTGA